In a genomic window of Caloranaerobacter sp. TR13:
- the nusG gene encoding transcription termination/antitermination protein NusG: MTDKSDKAKWYVVHTYSGHENKVKANIEKLVENRGMQDVILEVRVPTEEHIEVKNGKKKVKERKMFPGYVIIKMIMNDESWYLVRNTRGVTGFVGPGSKPVPLTDEEIKMMGVQEPLPQIGINVGDTIKVIAGPFENFIGTVDSINLERRKLKAYISMFGRETLVELDFEQVDAL, translated from the coding sequence ATGACAGATAAGTCTGATAAAGCTAAATGGTATGTAGTTCATACTTATTCAGGTCATGAGAATAAAGTAAAAGCTAATATTGAGAAGCTAGTGGAAAATAGAGGTATGCAAGATGTAATACTAGAAGTGAGAGTACCTACTGAGGAGCATATAGAAGTTAAAAATGGTAAGAAAAAAGTAAAAGAGAGAAAGATGTTCCCAGGGTATGTTATTATAAAAATGATAATGAATGACGAATCATGGTATTTAGTTAGAAATACGAGGGGAGTTACAGGGTTCGTTGGACCTGGCTCTAAGCCTGTCCCATTAACTGATGAAGAAATTAAGATGATGGGCGTACAAGAGCCTTTACCACAGATAGGAATCAATGTTGGCGATACTATTAAAGTAATAGCAGGGCCATTTGAGAACTTTATTGGAACTGTTGATAGTATAAATTTAGAAAGACGAAAATTAAAAGCATATATATCAATGTTTGGTAGAGAAACTTTAGTTGAACTTGATTTTGAACAAGTAGATGCATTATAA
- the secE gene encoding preprotein translocase subunit SecE, giving the protein MAAQTSADKGAKKIGGFFKGVKAELKKVSWPNKKQLVNYTTVVLVSCALMALLVWLLDTTAHQLLKLILG; this is encoded by the coding sequence ATGGCTGCTCAAACAAGTGCTGATAAAGGCGCTAAAAAAATCGGGGGGTTTTTTAAAGGCGTTAAAGCTGAGTTGAAAAAAGTAAGTTGGCCTAATAAGAAACAGCTTGTTAACTATACAACTGTTGTTCTAGTTAGCTGTGCATTGATGGCTTTATTAGTTTGGCTTCTTGATACAACAGCACATCAATTACTAAAACTTATACTAGGTTAA
- the rpmG gene encoding 50S ribosomal protein L33: MRVNITLACTECKQRNYSTTKNKKNNPDRIEMKKYCKFCKTHTIHKETK, from the coding sequence GTGAGAGTAAACATTACATTAGCTTGTACAGAATGCAAACAAAGAAATTACAGCACAACTAAGAATAAGAAAAACAATCCTGACAGAATAGAAATGAAAAAGTATTGCAAATTCTGTAAAACTCATACAATTCATAAAGAGACTAAGTAG
- the rplK gene encoding 50S ribosomal protein L11, which produces MAKKVMAVVKLQIPAGKATPAPPVGTALGPHGVNIMGFCKEFNAKTADQPGMIIPVVITIYQDRSFSFITKTPPVAVLLKKALGIEKGSGEPNKNKVAKISKDKIREIAEIKMPDLNTDSLESAMSMVAGTARSMGIVVEE; this is translated from the coding sequence ATGGCAAAAAAGGTTATGGCTGTAGTTAAATTACAAATCCCAGCTGGTAAAGCAACTCCGGCTCCACCAGTAGGTACTGCATTAGGACCACATGGTGTTAACATCATGGGATTCTGTAAAGAATTTAATGCAAAAACTGCTGATCAGCCTGGTATGATTATTCCAGTTGTGATTACAATTTACCAAGATAGATCATTTAGCTTCATAACAAAAACTCCTCCGGTAGCTGTATTACTAAAGAAAGCATTAGGAATAGAAAAAGGCTCCGGGGAACCAAATAAAAATAAAGTTGCTAAGATATCAAAAGATAAGATAAGAGAAATTGCAGAAATTAAGATGCCAGACTTAAATACTGACAGCTTAGAGTCAGCTATGAGCATGGTAGCCGGTACTGCAAGAAGTATGGGAATTGTTGTTGAGGAATAG